From Aspergillus chevalieri M1 DNA, chromosome 4, nearly complete sequence, a single genomic window includes:
- a CDS encoding condensin subunit BRN1 (BUSCO:EOG09260WU6;~COG:L;~EggNog:ENOG410PFHS;~InterPro:IPR022816;~PFAM:PF05786;~go_component: GO:0000796 - condensin complex [Evidence IEA];~go_process: GO:0007076 - mitotic chromosome condensation [Evidence IEA]), which yields MPRVSNPKVRRSHGGASTPHKNTPVKIPLNDDMGEKAARMEARQALHDRQMNQIKAAVKTPMPPRRRQSYEPGSTSPTTPRHTGRGRESDVYGQRAVTPMKRVPILANFEEWMKMATDNKINANNSWNFALIDYFHDMSLLKEGDGVNFQKASCTLDGCVKIYTSRVDSVATETGKLLSGLADGRDKRGREADADGDEEEEEGEDGTTRKSRKKAQRTHEATLAPSFASLQLKKFELEFSVDPLFKKASADFDEGGAKGLLLNHLAIDGQGRIVFDSSDDADEESGKDVEEQDGVKEESTEPEQPGSPSPKQSQDDAFENMEIDIAPLASRFFPNLDRLDEQDICPSLKNFDLGDPSGSLDIPLLKASEDWRNEKSFHEEGRHANDPSGIMLDDDNAVGFDDDDGTLAGFDLSDDAGFGDGGEVWAREAALEPMLKVHRVDQEGDGNNDGDEVDQDAYTISLAHQPGSRDHENILSYFDNALQKNWAGPEHWKIRRIKDNAVASTTNAAPKQRKEKEPFEIDFAAPLDQAVAETIYTPASSSSTISLPKTQWKTKGRNLLPDDKHFNSRQLLRLFLKPKARMGSKRLTGPRNFNNRRQDQTAGNGEMDEAFWANHKTEEENPADEDGARGAYDADFFADDDGLAFSNGLGLPDDDDDNLPFADAREMLSPAPDAGTGGQSGLAALLNGGGGFGSQLVTQGGRRARPDYVAYARVAKKVDVRRLKTEMWRGMGEQLIESTHFSSPPQPTPAESSENEPEGPPTPTQENPQPTPGTDSQDGGLRFTQIMNSLKSSYAPETLRDISTSYGFICLLHLANEQGLILNNNDPSGALEEIFVARDPNAVIEEGAM from the exons ATGCCCCGCGTATCAAACCCCAAAGTGCGCCGCAGCCATGGCGGCGCTTCCACCCCTCATAAAAACACGCCCGTCAA AATCCCATTGAATGATGATATGGGAGAGAAGGCGGCCCGTATGGAGGCCCGGCAAGCCCTCCACGACCGCCAAATGAACCAGATCAAAGCCGCCGTCAAGACGCCCATGCCGCCCCGGAGACGTCAGAGCTATGAACCAGGCAGTACAAGTCCGACTACCCCACGCCATACAGGCCGTGGCCGAGAGAGCGATGTCTATGGACAAAGAGCCGTGACCCCGATGAAACGAGTGCCGATCCTCGCCAACTTCGAAGAATGGATGAAAATGGCGACGGACAACAAGATCAATGCCAACAACTCTTGGAACTTTGCCCTGATCGACTACTTCCATGATATGTCGTTGCTGAAAGAAGGAGACGGTGTGAATTTCCAGAAGGCCAGTTGTACTTTGGATGGCTGCGTGAAGATCTATACCAGCAGAGTCGATAGTGTTGCGACGGAGACAGGCAAGCTTCTCAGTGGTTTGGCCGATGGCCGCGATAAGAGAGGTCGCGAGGCCGATGCCGATGgtgacgaagaagaggaagagggggaGGACGGAACGACTAGGAAATCGAGAAAGAAG GCTCAGCGGACACATGAAGCTACACTGGCGCCGTCATTCGCATCTCTACAACTGAAAAAGTTCGAACTCGAATTCTCCGTGGACCCATTGTTCAAGAAGGCATCGGCCgattttgatgaaggtggtGCTAAGGGCTTACTGCTCAACCACTTAGCCATTGATGGTCAAGGACGGATTGTTTTCGATAGCAGCGATGATGCCGATGAAGAAAGTGGCAAAGACGTGGAGGAACAAGACGGTGTCAAAGAAGAATCCACCGAGCCTGAGCAGCCTGGCTCCCCATCGCCCAAGCAATCCCAGGATGATGCGTTCGAGAACATGGAAATTGATATTGCTCCGTTGGCGAGTCGGTTTTTTCCCAACTTGGATCGTCTTGACGAACAAGACATTTGCCCCTCCCTCAAGAACTTCGATCTCGGTGATCCAAGCGGATCATTGGATATCCCCTTACTCAAGGCTTCTGAGGACTGGCGAAACGAGAAATCTTTCCACGAGGAAGGGCGACACGCAAATGATCCATCGGGGATCATGCTTGACGATGACAATGCCGTCGGgttcgatgatgatgatggcacACTTGCTGGTTTTGATCTTAGTGACGATGCTGGCtttggtgatggcggtgaAGTCTGGGCACGTGAGGCTGCGCTGGAACCAATGCTCAAGGTTCACCGTGTAGACCAAGAAGGCGATGGAAACAATGATGGTGACGAGGTAGACCAAGATGCATATACCATCTCTCTCGCCCACCAGCCGGGCAGCCGGGACCATGAAAATATTCTCAGCTATTTTGATAATGCGCTGCAGAAGAACTGGGCCGGTCCGGAGCACTGGAAGATTCGACGCATTAAAGACAATGCAGTCGCAAGCACCACAAATGCTGCACCCAAGCAacggaaagaaaaggagccTTTCGAGATTGATTTTGCGGCGCCTTTGGATCAGGCCGTTGCTGAAACCATATATACTCCGGCGAGTTCCAGTTCCACCATCTCCTTACCCAAGACTCAATGGAAGACCAAAGGTCGCAACCTCCTGCCCGATGATAAGCACTTCAACTCCCGGCagcttcttcgccttttcctcAAACCTAAGGCGCGGATGGGCTCAAAACGGTTGACAGGTCCTCGGAACTTCAACAACAGACGACAGGACCAAACTGCTGGCAACGGTGAAATGGACGAGGCATTCTGGGCCAATCACAAGACCGAAGAAGAGAACCCAGCCGATGAGGATGGAGCTCGCGGCGCCTATGACGCAGACTTTTTCGCAGACGATGATGGTCTTGCGTTCTCTAACGGCCTTGGTCTACctgatgacgacgacgataACCTACCTTTCGCGGATGCTAGGGAGATGCTTTCGCCAGCCCCCGACGCCGGCACTGGTGGCCAATCCGGACTTGCCGCACTTCTCAATGGGGGTGGTGGATTTGGGTCACAGCTTGTGACTCAAGGAGGCCGACGAGCACGACCAGACTATGTTGCTTATGCACGGGTCGCCAAGAAGGTCGATGTGAGGCGACTCAAAACGGAGATGTGGAGGGGCATGGGTGAACAATTGATCGAATCAACACACTTTAGCTCGCCACCCCAGCCGACTCCTGCCGAGTCCAGTGAAAATGAGCCAGAAGGACCACCAACACCGACGCAAGAGAACCCGCAGCCTACGCCTGGTACTGACAGCCAAGATGGTGGGTTACGTTTCACGCAGATCATGAACTCGCTGAAATCGTCCTATGCGCCGGAGACGCTGCGCGACATTAGCACGTCGTATGGTTTCATCTGTCTGCTTCACTTGGCCAACGAACAAGGTCTCATCTTGAATAACAACGATCCATCAGGGGCTTTGGAAGAGATCTTTGTTGCCAGAGATCCGAATGCCGTCATTGAAGAAGGAGCTATGTAA
- a CDS encoding sodium/calcium exchanger protein (COG:P;~EggNog:ENOG410PHZ1;~InterPro:IPR004837;~PFAM:PF01699;~TransMembrane:14 (i27-47o112-131i143-162o182-203i215-234o240-263i650-669o765-786i795-817o829-848i855-877o897-924i945-969o975-993i);~go_component: GO:0016021 - integral component of membrane [Evidence IEA];~go_process: GO:0055085 - transmembrane transport [Evidence IEA]), which produces MFPRYSPSMNWPSVRPKRCRFSVNPSLYWTFLAFTVFATVSWAFGVWRGDEYVAQDATNALLFRRNTEPECRLVRKVKDKCAFVRTNCPDHEDGLFSYLQFYYCTLADAKPLAFILLILWMCLLFNTIGIAASDFLCIDLSTLASILGLSESLTGVTFLAFGNGSPDVFSTFAAMKSNSGSLAIGELIGAATFITSVVAGSMALVRPFKVARRSFVRDVGYFIIAVSFSMVFLADGRLHIWESTVMVALYCFYVAMVVSWHWYFVRQRRRYERDVAARSHFHIPDNQELDIDEPAEDDDPGVGSESRNLLRAGSTEDFDALERSDRPAWTEEDRDEDDETRNRYLAEIRENMHIYRPNSRRRNTAALNPIRPSLVGALEFQSVLSSLQNSRNAHQTFGIDLDRYSDHPEARPSQDFDNRSVASHSQVYRTPSQLSPHEGSARTRAVSANDAAGLKIDTGVFDQNTNSPVHVTVSRPSGEGLHTAENRPVSRDALSPSDAGDYFSRSPSPGVADAPRTPDLLAPSDAFRSPNYQTNASRPRSPLHSPRGTHVSPDTSPAEPATESPLSPFPPFTDHPESLSSRASSIRPRGGSSPTERLQIRDGVSENGDNRPPARIKWWPYWMLPGPQSLFSTLFPTLCDWKVKSIWERLLGVVAAPTVLFLTVTIPVIEPAPSDTITDPIPVVITTADDGNDLTTTRVRLPDDSPIIRALEHQSSEEQERGTGDDGKSQRQPSQGRERFNSEVPAVQQLPEDAATSVPKEWNQWLVSIQLFVGPFFIALITWTVIDSECRPRYLLLPALIALLFSVLCFTLLRISTRLSHNSQPPKPWRSFLALLGFLVAICWIATIAEEVVNLLKAIGVIMNISDSLLGLTVFAVGNSLGDLVADITVARLGYPVMALSACFGGPMMNILLGIGLGGMYMTVNAKPNAVAAATGLYEIAISKVLVISAITLLIILAGVLIVVPLNGWRMDRKIGWGLVVLWCVSTLGNVIAEAVS; this is translated from the exons ATGTTCCCTCGTTATTCTCCGTCCATGAATTGGCCCTCGGTCCGCCCGAAAAGGTGCCGATTCTCAGTCAACCCTTCGTTATATTGGACGTTTCTCGCATTTACTGTCTTTGCTACAGTGAGTTGGGCTTTCGGAGTGTGGAGGGGAGATGAGTATGTTGCGCAGGATGCGACCAATGCCCTTCTCTTCAGGCGGAACACTGAACCAGAG TGCCGGCTGGTCCGTAAAGTCAAGGACAAATGCGCCTTTGTCCGTACTAACTGTCCGGACCATGAAGATGGTCTATTCTCCTACCTCCAATTCTACTATTGCACTCTCGCAGACGCCAAACCGCTAGCATTCATTCTCCTCATTCTGTGGATGTGCTTGCTCTTCAATACTATCGGAATAGCCGCCAGCGACTTTCTCTGCATCGACTTGAGCACATTGGCCAGTATCCTGGGGTTGAGTGAGAGTTTGACGGGAGTCACATTCCTTGCTTTCGGAAATGGAAGTCCCGACGTGTTCTCCACATTTGCTGCGATGAAGTCGAATAGCGGAAGCCTCGCCATTGGTGAACTGATCGGAGCTGCGACCTTCATTACATCAGTGGTGGCTGGTTCCATGGCGTTGGTCCGGCCGTTCAAAGTCGCCCGAAGGAGCTTCGTCCGTGACGTTGGATATTTTATCATTGCTGTGAGTTTCAGCATGGTGTTTCTAGCAGATGGGCGCCTGCATATCTGGGAATCCACCGTGATGGTGGCTCTATATTGTTTCTATGTGGCGATGGTGGTCAGTTGGCATTGGTATTTCGTGCGCCAGCGTCGAAGATACGAAAGGGATGTTGCGGCACGGTCCCATTTCCACATCCCGGACAACCAGGAGCTAGACATCGACGAACCTGCAGAGGATGATGATCCTGGTGTAGGGTCGGAATCAAGAAATCTGCTTCGAGCTGGATCGACAGAGGACTTCGACGCGTTGGAACGGTCTGACCGACCCGCCTGGACAGAAGAAGACAgagacgaggatgatgaaacCCGTAATCGCTATCTGGCTGAGATACGGGAGAACATGCATATATATCGTCCCAATTCGCGGAGGCGAAACACTGCTGCATTAAACCCCATTAGACCCAGCTTGGTTGGCGCACTCGAGTTCCAATCCGTTCTCTCTTCGCTACAAAATTCTAGAAACGCTCATCAAACTTTTGGAATTGACCTGGACAGGTACTCGGATCATCCTGAAGCACGACCTTCCCAGGACTTTGATAATCGCTCCGTTGCATCGCACTCGCAAGTATACCGAACCCCTAGCCAGCTCTCTCCGCACGAGGGCTCCGCTCGAACTAGAGCTGTATCTGCTAATGATGCTGCTGGATTGAAAATTGACACCGGTGTGTTTGACCAAAACACAAACTCGCCAGTCCATGTCACTGTCAGTCGGCCTTCCGGGGAAGGTCTCCACACGGCTGAAAACCGCCCGGTCAGTCGAGATGCACTATCGCCATCGGACGCTGGTGATTATTTCTCACGAAGTCCATCCCCAGGGGTTGCAGATGCACCTCGAACCCCAGATCTGCTCGCGCCATCAGATGCCTTCCGGTCTCCCAATTACCAGACCAATGCGTCCCGTCCACGTTCGCCGCTTCATTCTCCGCGCGGGACACATGTTTCCCCGGACACTTCTCCTGCTGAACCTGCAACCGAAAGTCCACTTAGCCCATTCCCTCCATTCACTGATCACCCAGAATCCTTATCGTCTAGAGCATCCAGCATTCGTCCGCGAGGCGGTTCAAGCCCCACGGAGCGGCTACAGATCCGTGATGGTGTTTCCGAAAATGGAGACAACCGTCCGCCGGCGCGAATCAAGTGGTGGCCTTATTGGATGTTACCAGGGCCACAATCTCTCTTCTCGACGCTTTTCCCAACACTGTGTGACTGGAAAGTCAAAAGTATCTGGGAACGGTTACTGGGGGTTGTTGCAGCCCCAACTGTGTTGTTTCTGACGGTGACTATCCCTGTCATTGAACCAGCACCATCCGACACAATTACGGATCCCATCCCCGTCGTGATAACTACAGCAGATGATGGTAATGACTTGACCACAACCCGAGTGAGGCTCCCAGATGATAGTCCAATTATCCGCGCCCTTGAGCACCAGTCTTCTGAGGAGCAGGAACGAGGAACAGGCGACGATGGCAAGTCTCAGCGTCAACCCTCGCAGGGAAGAGAGCGCTTTAATTCCGAGGTACCAGCCGTCCAACAACTACCCGAGGACGCAGCCACGTCGGTCCCGAAAGAGTGGAACCAATGGCTGGTCTCTATTCAGCTTTTCGTTGGCCCATTTTTCATTGCCCTAATCACCTGGACGGTCATAGACTCGGAATGCAGACCTCGCTATCTCCTACTACCAGCTCTCAtcgctcttctcttctccgtGTTATGCTTCACTTTACTCCGGATAAGCACCCGGCTCAGTCATAACTCGCAACCACCCAAACCATGGCGCTCATTTTTAGCCCTCCTTGGCTTTTTAGTCGCCATCTGCTGGATCGCCACCATCGCAGAAGAAGTCGTCAACCTCCTCAAAGCCATAGGCGTCATCATGAATATCAGCGACTCACTCCTGGGCCTCACTGTCTTCGCAGTCGGGAACTCGCTGGGCGACCTCGTTGCAGACATCACCGTCGCTCGTCTCGGATACCCCGTCATGGCGCTGAGCGCCTGCTTCGGCGGACCTATGATGAACATCCTCCTTGGAATTGGTCTGGGTGGTATGTACATGACCGTGAACGCGAAGCCGAATGCTGTAGCTGCTGCTACGGGGTTGTACGAGATTGCCATCTCCAAGGTTTTGGTCATCAGTGCAATAACTCTGTTGATTATACTAGCTGGAGTGTTAATTGTCGTTCCGTTGAATGGGTGGCGGATGGATCGGAAGATTGGCTGGGGACTGGTTGTGTTGTGGTGTGTTAGTACCCTTGGTAATGTTATTGCTGAAGCGGTATCATAA
- a CDS encoding C2H2 zinc finger protein (COG:K;~EggNog:ENOG410PIHY;~InterPro:IPR036236,IPR013087;~PFAM:PF00096,PF13912), with the protein MTTKIAPPLCFRSPSLPGGHHHPLSMAALMQSNNEPVAISNPLSGPSNTIISSPQDSVAFLKQSTKPESNLSSIASAGLHVSRSRDQPSSASNMATATTPTMEHREQQDKGPEQNSSQVAREALGASEKSHSINDSMPIPSDHMQVDSHTAPNDAYGSSADNNAPSLLNAPTTVASPGPMEDSASQDGDRPRHRDEAGIIEEASNKAFSYPMPTGNFNDSRRGLSLPNSGFSRGQRSPGAKKHRCPYCSTEFTRHHNLKSHLLTHSQEKPYVCQTCQSRFRRLHDLKRHTKLHTGERPHICPKCGRRFARGDALARHNKGQGGCAGRRSSMGSFAPDEEYGDGAAHGSAEDAMEGLVYAEPERMDEEEERRLMPSIRRHDASVDSASRSNTGTFQSRQPSTYPPIAAGRPSPGSLFPPPASHGGGSSTSPSPISQPGNLTFPPAGQPSGTSVFQPNNTTTPTTANNNITESPKPLSPNALSSQNQTNHGPDGHHRAHSPSVAQQPFQQQPFSRPPPQTAVPTTHAASSLGLPPPQPGAPQLPPPPGLNASDSRFALHGPAATAAKHTPSHSHSSNHSGGPLATAKSGTELYPDPNTVDPSREDKLWAYIRSVQEEVTSLRTEVAALRAQLAVSNGNTHPPLNEANHANAGPR; encoded by the coding sequence ATGACTACCAAAATAGCCCCTCCCCTGTGTTTCCGCTCTCCATCGCTGCCTGGTGGACATCACCACCCGTTATCCATGGCGGCTTTGATGCAATCGAATAACGAACCGGTCGCGATCTCTAACCCTCTGTCCGGTCCTTctaacaccatcatctccagTCCCCAGGACTCCGTCGCGTTTCTCAAACAATCCACCAAACCCGAGTCGAATCTGAGCTCCATTGCCAGCGCCGGTCTACACGTCTCCCGGTCGAGAGACCAACCTTCTTCGGCCTCCAACATGGCAACCGCGACAACACCTACCATGGAACATCGCGAACAGCAGGACAAGGGACCGGAACAGAATAGCTCCCAGGTTGCGCGAGAGGCCCTGGGTGCCAGTGAGAAATCCCACTCGATCAATGATTCCATGCCCATTCCCTCCGATCATATGCAAGTCGACTCGCATACAGCGCCCAATGATGCGTACGGGTCATCCGCAGATAACAATGCACCCTCCCTCCTGAATGCCCCAACTACAGTGGCCAGTCCCGGGCCCATGGAGGACTCGGCCTCACAGGATGGGGACCGCCCTCGTCATCGAGATGAAGCAGGAATCATCGAAGAAGCGAGCAACAAGGCCTTCTCCTACCCCATGCCTACCGGCAATTTCAATGACTCTCGTCGCGGGCTCAGCCTGCCGAACTCTGGCTTCAGCCGGGGGCAGCGCTCTCCAGGAGCAAAGAAACACCGTTGCCCTTACTGCTCTACCGAATTTACCCGGCATCATAACCTCAAGAGCCATTTGCTCACACACAGTCAGGAAAAACCTTATGTCTGTCAGACCTGCCAGTCTCGCTTCCGGCGACTCCACGATCTGAAGCGACACACTAAACTCCATACTGGGGAGAGGCCTCATATTTGTCCAAAATGTGGGCGCCGTTTTGCTCGAGGGGATGCGCTTGCGCGCCACAACAAGGGCCAAGGTGGATGTGCCGGTCGACGGTCGAGTATGGGAAGTTTTGCTCCCGACGAAGAATATGGCGATGGAGCTGCTCATGGTTCCGCCGAAGACGCTATGGAGGGACTTGTGTATGCAGAACCGGAGCGcatggacgaggaggaggagcggCGGCTCATGCCCAGTATCCGACGACATGACGCTTCGGTCGACTCCGCATCGCGGTCCAACACAGGCACCTTCCAGTCCCGTCAACCGAGCACATACCCCCCTATCGCAGCCGGAAGACCCTCTCCGGGCAGCCTCTTTCCCCCGCCGGCTAGTCACGGTGGCGGGTCGAGTACCTCTCCTTCACCTATCTCCCAACCTGGCAATCTGACGTTCCCGCCGGCAGGGCAGCCGTCGGGAACTTCGGTCTTCCAGCCTAACAACACTACTACACCCACCACTGCCAACAATAACATCACAGAGTCACCAAAACCCCTTTCTCCTAACGCATTATCTTCGCAAAATCAAACCAATCATGGACCAGATGGGCACCATCGTGCTCACTCGCCCAGTGTGGCGCAGCAACCATTCCAGCAACAGCCTTTCAGCAGGCCACCTCCACAGACAGCTGTTCCCACGACTCATGCTGCTTCCAGCTTGGGGCTACCACCTCCGCAACCAGGGGCCCCTcagcttcctcctcccccaggTTTGAACGCGTCTGACTCGCGGTTCGCGCTTCACGGACCAGCGGCGACAGCAGCAAAGCACACTCCTTCGCATAGCCATTCCAGCAATCACAGCGGTGGTCCTCTGGCGACTGCCAAATCAGGCACCGAATTGTATCCCGACCCCAACACGGTGGATCCTAGTCGAGAGGACAAGCTGTGGGCCTACATCCGGTCTGTTCAGGAGGAGGTGACGAGTTTGAGGACGGAAGTGGCAGCACTAAGAGCGCAGCTTGCAGTGTCGAATGGAAACACTCATCCTCCTCTAAACGAAGCGAACCATGCCAATGCAGGTCCGCGGTGA
- a CDS encoding Stk19 family serine/threonine-protein kinase (COG:S;~EggNog:ENOG410PPJB;~InterPro:IPR018865;~PFAM:PF10494): MPLRLTSAPVSGIKKRKSTSTTTRARSSPFAAHPRTKLRSNTDDTAKDATPLEDEDFDLPDLGLSQHILSTTSATTVLEAIHHIRNTMFDDLPATRTGMNSTRIAEVLNFRRSLPPLVSVAHVHTLLDAPTRTEREIVELVTAGKVRRLIVPGRGNDAAGLGDCLVLREEWEGLLRGSSLEEGLKEKFLSVLNHIGTSSAIAPGVFTPNEYQALVRAGFLVSSSSLANGSLSVASLPDLPSSTFIPASRADQPQPQSHPQSQPNNNSNNRFHTATLFLSLPNTGPYLRLLSTSRTHLLTLLKKSAHREAPLYLLRDRWDGAVETDKSFHAAKRARGEFAGILPGRTRKWKELYGMRFRWVLEQAVGAGLVEVFETGSVGPGVRCL, translated from the exons AAACGCAAATCTACATCTACAACCACCCGCGCACGCTCCTCCCCCTTCGCCGCCCATCCGCGCACGAAACTCCGCTCCAACACCGATGACACCGCCAAAGATGCCACGCccctcgaagatgaagacttCGACCTCCCGGACCTTGGCCTCTCGCAACACATCCTCTCCACAACCTCCGCGACAACCGTCCTCGAAGCCATCCACCACATTCGCAACACAATGTTCGACGACCTCCCCGCAACGCGCACGGGTAtgaacagtacccgcatcGCGGAGGTGTTGAATTTTAGACGCTCGCTGCCGCCGCTGGTTTCGGTGGCGCATGTGCATACGTTGCTTGATGCGCCGACGAGGACGGAGCGGGAGATTGTGGAGTTGGTGACGGCGGGGAAGGTCAGGAGGTTGATTGTCCCTGGACGCGGGAATGATGCAGCCGGGTTGGGGGATTGTCTTGTGCTGAGGGAGGAGTGGGAGGGGTTGCTGAGGGGTAGTAGTTTGGAGGAGGGGTTGAAGG AAAAATTTCTCTCCGTGCTTAACCACATCGGTACATCCTCCGCCATCGCCCCCGGCGTTTTCACCCCCAACGAATACCAAGCATTAGTCCGCGCTGGATTCCTCGtctcctcgtcatccttAGCAAACGGCTCCTTAAGCGTAGCATCCCTCCCAGACCTCCCTTCTTCTACATTCATACCGGCAAGTCGAGCCGACCAACCTCAGCCCCAGTCCCATCCGCAATCCCAGCCCAataacaacagcaacaaccgcTTCCACACAGcaaccctcttcctctccctccccaaCACAGGCCCCTacctccgcctcctcagCACCAGCCGCACGcacctcctcaccctcctcaaGAAGTCCGCCCACCGCGAAGCGCCCCTCTATCTCCTCCGCGACCGCTGGGATGGCGCCGTGGAAACGGACAAGAGCTTCCATGCCGCGAAGCGCGCGAGGGGCGAGTTTGCGGGGATTCTGCCGGGGCGGACGAGGAAGTGGAAGGAGTTGTATGGGATGAGGTTTCGGTGGGTGTTGGAGCAGGCGGTCGGGGCGGGTCTGGTGGAGGTTTTTGAGACGGGGAGTGTTGGGCCGGGTGTGCGTTGTCTATAA
- a CDS encoding uncharacterized protein (COG:S;~EggNog:ENOG410PIM8;~TransMembrane:4 (i141-167o187-211i223-247o288-315i)), producing the protein MADPRHHDRSSSDSPVSSLNSPRTTRFVEATTVHSPIDANESRRSPFADPPNQQTTPPDVSDVGFGYVAASDPAQHASHHQPPPGSPLKSAMKVPGTPGRTLNPLSPTFREEFFVEKHEQLADKENARDVKIKLRVRIAKIFLRFINFGCSLIVLAILATTLTVFNATKSLPSRNDLPAWAEGTNPWAQYLLLVVACISLFACIMVFWGYFRGGHKRAEKMALYGTLFSIGFFFFSMIMWIVSAAIYQSSKANGGGQDMWGWSCNQNLREKLFHNEIDYALLCRLQDWGLVCAIIEIVIEVLVILIYAVVFYRFITKRRLAKSMDRRDKARSQLHLAQHFQSAPNTPGFGPGTPYFPQTPKSPWVSSQAQDPYSAAENGEHGTSAHDDRTIQYATPRSPTRPQPTFQLQPPPIRVQHATPKTNQSEWPAAPSAAPAPMSAGFAPPTPFAPPTPGFAPGQGQEQIYLPVPIPAPPGNIHHLTHQFMGPAPGEAPVDSVPIPKPYGNPIRGMDFSGSN; encoded by the exons ATGGCGGACCCGAGACACCACGACCGGAGCTCATCCGACTCTCCAGTCTCTTCATTAAACAGCCCTAGGACAACTCGATTTGTCGAGGCAACAACCGTCCACTCTCCCATCGATGCCAACGAGTCAAGGAGATCGCCTTTCGCAGACCCTCCCAATCAGCAGACAACACCCCCCGATGTGTCGGATGTAGGCTTTGGCTATGTCGCTGCCAGTGACCCAGCTCAACATGCATCACATCACCAGCCTCCTCCGGGTTCGCCCCTCAAGAGTGCAATGAAGGTGCCAGGAACACCAGGACGCACATTGAACCCCCTGAGCCCGACATTTCGAGAAGAGTTTTTTGTCGAGAAGCATGAGCAACTTGCGGACAAGGAGAACGCTAGAGATGTG AAAATTAAACTGCGTGTCCGGATAGCCAAAATCTTCCTCCGTTTCATCAATTTTGGCTGCAGTCTCATCGTCCTTGCAATCCTGGCAACCACCCTGACCGTCTTCAACGCAACAAAATCTCTCCCTTCTCGCAATGACCTCCCTGCCTGGGCAGAAGGCACAAACCCATGGGCCCAGTACCTCCTCCTGGTTGTCGCCTGCATCTCCCTCTTCGCCTGTATAATGGTCTTCTGGGGCTACTTCCGAGGCGGCCACAAACGCGCTGAGAAGATGGCCCTCTACGGCACACTCTTCTCCATcggtttcttcttcttcagcatgATCATGTGGATCGTCTCCGCGGCCATCTACCAATCCTCCAAAGCCAACGGCGGCGGCCAGGACATGTGGGGATGGTCCTGCAACCAGAACCTGCGAGAAAAGCTCTTCCACAACGAAATCGACTACGCCCTCCTCTGCCGTCTGCAGGACTGGGGTCTTGTCTGCGCCATCATCGAAATCGTCATCGAGgtcctcgtcatcctcatctACGCCGTCGTCTTCTACCGCTTCATCACCAAACGTCGACTCGCCAAGTCCATGGACCGCCGTGACAAGGCTCGCTCCCAACTCCACCTCGCACAGCACTTCCAGTCCGCCCCAAACACGCCGGGCTTCGGCCCAGGTACTCCTTATTTCCCCCAAACCCCCAAGTCCCCCTGGGTCTCCTCGCAAGCGCAAGACCCCTACTCAGCGGCCGAAAACGGCGAGCACGGCACCAGCGCACACGACGACCGCACAATCCAATACGCAACCCCGCGCTCCCCAACAAGACCCCAGCCAACCTTCCAGCTCCAACCTCCTCCCATCCGCGTCCAGCACGCCACCCCCAAGACAAACCAGAGTGAATGGCCTGCTGCGCCTTCTGCCGCCCCTGCACCGATGTCTGCTGGTTTTGCTCCTCCTACGCCCTTCGCCCCTCCGACTCCCGGCTTTGCTCCTGGACAGGGACAGGAGCAGATATACCTGCCTGTTCCTATCCCCGCACCGCCGGGTAACATCCATCATCTGACGCATCAGTTTATGGGTCCAGCGCCGGGTGAGGCGCCTGTCGACTCCGTTCCGATTCCGAAGCCTTATGGGAATCCGATAAGGGGTATGGATTTTTCAGGGAGTAATTAG